From a region of the Streptomyces sp. NBC_01454 genome:
- a CDS encoding LysR family transcriptional regulator → MSIELRHFRCFLAIADTLSITRAAERLHLTQPAVSRTLRQLEQELGIRLVDRSTHHLALTPDGETFRDRARIAVTAFDRALVTAHHADWPLRLGHAWSAAGTDTTALLRRWHEEHPRTPLELLRIDDRTAGLARGDVDAALLRGEVRAPGLITEQLTTEPRVAGLPADDPLADRATLSLTDLADRTIALNTVSGTTTLDLWPAGARPASSITIGNTDDWLAAITGGRAVGVTTSATAEMHPHPAMSYVPLTDAPPVPVVLAWRDGPGHPRIRDLITLAHEVMGRPADTT, encoded by the coding sequence ATGAGCATCGAGCTGCGTCATTTCCGCTGCTTTCTCGCCATCGCCGACACCCTGAGCATCACCCGCGCCGCCGAGCGGCTGCATCTGACCCAGCCCGCCGTCTCCCGCACCCTGCGCCAGCTGGAGCAGGAGCTCGGGATCCGCCTCGTCGACCGCTCCACGCACCATCTCGCGCTCACCCCGGACGGCGAGACGTTCCGCGACCGGGCCCGGATCGCGGTCACCGCCTTCGACCGGGCGCTGGTCACCGCCCACCACGCCGACTGGCCGCTGCGTCTGGGCCACGCCTGGTCGGCCGCCGGGACCGACACCACCGCGCTGCTGCGCCGCTGGCACGAGGAGCACCCCCGCACCCCGCTGGAACTCCTGCGCATCGACGACCGCACGGCCGGCTTGGCCCGCGGTGACGTGGACGCCGCCCTGCTGCGCGGCGAGGTCCGCGCACCCGGCCTGATCACCGAGCAGCTCACCACCGAACCCCGCGTCGCCGGCCTCCCCGCCGACGATCCGCTCGCCGACCGCGCCACCCTCTCCCTCACGGACCTGGCCGACCGCACCATCGCCCTCAACACCGTCTCCGGCACGACGACGCTCGACCTGTGGCCCGCCGGTGCCCGCCCCGCCTCGTCGATCACCATCGGCAACACCGACGACTGGCTCGCCGCCATCACCGGCGGCCGCGCCGTGGGCGTCACCACCTCCGCCACCGCCGAGATGCACCCGCACCCCGCCATGTCCTACGTCCCGCTGACCGACGCCCCGCCCGTCCCGGTCGTCCTCGCCTGGCGCGACGGCCCGGGCCACCCGCGCATCCGGGACCTGATCACGCTGGCCCACGAGGTGATGGGACGGCCCGCCGACACGACATGA
- a CDS encoding DUF6879 family protein: MMRRLRFNGTGSGTDGCPSVHEDLDTGEIIVHGPPLTDRRDITQLQHLSEGETAIVLPCELLVDFGPKETTRVPRIIDLDEFGRLFTSFKHTAWRLETRRRYASDEGTETYAQFNRGEPVKWEGVDSEWCVKRREQSALGKRFERVRIVDNPPTAGQLYLLDNAKRNSAVGEDIRNLSRADAEQLHLPEEDFWIFDSRFVALLNFDDSDNLIDVELITEPVAVNRYAQARDAAWHYAVPYQKFAEATAAAQR, from the coding sequence ATCATGAGGCGACTGCGCTTCAACGGCACCGGAAGCGGCACCGACGGATGCCCTTCCGTCCATGAGGACCTGGACACGGGTGAGATCATCGTGCACGGTCCGCCACTCACCGACCGCCGCGACATCACCCAGCTCCAGCACCTGTCCGAGGGCGAGACGGCGATCGTCTTACCCTGTGAGTTGCTGGTTGACTTCGGCCCGAAGGAGACCACTCGCGTGCCACGCATCATCGACCTGGACGAATTCGGCCGGCTCTTCACCTCCTTCAAGCACACGGCGTGGCGGCTGGAGACTCGGCGCCGCTATGCGAGCGACGAAGGCACCGAAACCTACGCGCAGTTCAACCGGGGCGAGCCCGTGAAGTGGGAAGGCGTCGACTCGGAGTGGTGCGTCAAGCGTCGGGAGCAGTCCGCGCTCGGTAAGCGCTTCGAGCGAGTCCGCATCGTCGACAACCCTCCGACTGCCGGACAGCTCTACCTGCTCGACAACGCGAAGCGGAACAGCGCCGTGGGCGAAGACATTCGCAACCTCTCGCGCGCCGATGCCGAGCAACTCCATTTGCCGGAAGAGGACTTCTGGATCTTCGACTCCCGGTTCGTCGCTCTGCTCAACTTCGACGACTCGGACAACCTGATCGACGTCGAGCTGATCACCGAACCGGTCGCCGTCAACCGCTACGCCCAGGCACGCGACGCCGCCTGGCATTACGCCGTCCCGTACCAGAAGTTCGCGGAGGCGACAGCCGCGGCGCAACGGTGA
- a CDS encoding helix-turn-helix domain-containing protein codes for MSTDFQQAREALGDRLRELRHSCPEGRLTGAQLAERLRWPHSKISKLENGRQTATAGDLRAWAEATRQPETAGELISRVAALESQVRSWRRQLASGHRAVQDTHNAEHVRTSVFHAWQGAMIVGQLQTADYARHIFTRYASLHESPRDTEDAVRARLQRQEGLYKAGKKYRIIMWEAVLHALVCPPSVLAAQLDRLAGLIGLDTVELGIVPFSAPLKIPPANGFWVLDERVAIVEDWHAELWLDDAQSVTTYMKVWNTLQESAVYGPKAQNVINGARRALSAH; via the coding sequence GTGAGTACTGACTTCCAGCAGGCGCGAGAAGCCCTGGGCGACCGACTCAGGGAGCTGCGACACTCCTGCCCTGAAGGTCGGCTCACCGGAGCCCAACTTGCCGAACGGCTGCGCTGGCCACACTCCAAGATCAGCAAACTGGAAAACGGCCGGCAGACTGCCACCGCCGGTGACCTGCGAGCCTGGGCAGAGGCCACCCGCCAACCGGAAACGGCAGGAGAATTGATCTCCCGGGTGGCCGCCCTCGAATCCCAGGTTCGCTCGTGGCGTCGACAGCTCGCCTCGGGGCACCGAGCCGTACAGGACACCCACAATGCGGAGCACGTGCGGACTTCCGTCTTCCACGCATGGCAAGGCGCCATGATCGTGGGGCAACTTCAGACAGCTGACTACGCACGTCACATCTTCACGCGCTATGCGAGCTTGCACGAGTCGCCCCGCGACACCGAGGACGCGGTCCGAGCACGCCTGCAAAGGCAAGAAGGTCTGTACAAGGCGGGGAAGAAGTACCGGATCATCATGTGGGAGGCAGTCCTGCATGCTCTGGTTTGCCCGCCTTCCGTGCTTGCCGCTCAGCTCGACCGCCTTGCGGGTCTCATCGGTCTCGACACGGTTGAATTGGGCATTGTGCCCTTCAGTGCGCCGCTGAAGATTCCGCCGGCCAATGGCTTTTGGGTACTGGATGAGCGGGTCGCGATCGTTGAGGACTGGCACGCGGAGCTTTGGCTGGACGACGCGCAGAGCGTCACCACATACATGAAGGTCTGGAACACGCTGCAGGAATCTGCGGTCTACGGCCCCAAGGCGCAGAACGTCATAAATGGGGCCCGGCGAGCCCTCAGCGCACACTGA
- a CDS encoding DUF6879 family protein has translation MSTTINLNEFNELFKTFEHSAWRLESRRGYASDREDATYREFIETGTVAWDPDDDWCRNMRAQTAAGKCVGRVRIVDNPPTTGQLYLLDNAKRNSATGEDMRNLWRADAERLQLPTEDFWIFDSRFIALLHFDEADTLLHVELITEPAEVMRYAQFRDAALHHSYPFGHFAALVSAAHE, from the coding sequence GTGTCCACTACTATCAATCTGAACGAGTTCAATGAGCTTTTCAAGACTTTCGAGCACTCAGCATGGCGCCTGGAGAGTCGCCGCGGCTATGCCTCCGACCGTGAGGACGCGACCTACCGCGAGTTCATCGAGACGGGCACAGTGGCATGGGACCCCGATGACGACTGGTGCCGGAACATGCGTGCGCAGACGGCGGCCGGTAAGTGCGTCGGCCGGGTCCGTATCGTCGACAATCCTCCGACGACCGGTCAGCTGTATCTACTCGACAACGCTAAGCGGAACTCAGCCACAGGAGAGGACATGCGCAACCTGTGGCGCGCCGACGCCGAGCGGCTCCAACTACCCACCGAGGACTTCTGGATCTTCGACTCGCGATTCATCGCCCTCTTGCATTTCGACGAGGCAGACACCCTTCTCCATGTCGAATTGATCACGGAGCCGGCGGAAGTGATGCGGTACGCCCAGTTCCGCGATGCCGCGCTTCATCACTCCTACCCCTTCGGGCACTTCGCGGCGTTGGTATCCGCAGCCCACGAGTGA
- a CDS encoding DUF5753 domain-containing protein — protein MRDGLKPLQESLGSLFHETQLFRIYSSTLMPGLLQTEGYAAAVLRTIAESEELPFDDSAEAARARVERTRITREPGHESVLIIEEAVLYHQFGGKEAMTRQLGHLLTIDALPSVSLGIIPKTTSQRVQLPHETFHVYDARLVSVELLSAEVKITQPSEVALYVKAFEQLQGMAVFGAEARTLILKALEGLR, from the coding sequence ATGCGCGACGGGCTGAAGCCCCTACAGGAAAGCTTGGGTTCGTTATTCCACGAGACCCAGCTGTTCCGCATCTACTCCTCCACCCTCATGCCAGGCCTGCTGCAGACCGAGGGCTATGCGGCCGCAGTGCTGCGCACAATCGCCGAATCCGAGGAACTTCCCTTCGACGACAGTGCGGAGGCCGCGCGGGCGCGAGTCGAGCGGACCCGCATCACCCGTGAGCCAGGGCATGAGTCTGTTCTGATCATCGAAGAAGCTGTGCTGTACCACCAGTTCGGAGGCAAGGAGGCGATGACTCGTCAGCTGGGCCACCTGCTGACGATCGATGCCCTGCCGTCCGTATCCCTCGGAATCATCCCGAAGACGACGAGCCAGCGGGTGCAGCTGCCGCACGAGACGTTTCACGTATACGATGCCCGGTTGGTCTCGGTCGAGCTGCTATCGGCAGAGGTGAAAATCACCCAGCCCTCCGAAGTCGCCCTCTACGTGAAGGCGTTCGAGCAGCTTCAGGGCATGGCCGTGTTCGGCGCGGAGGCGCGAACGCTCATCTTGAAGGCGCTTGAGGGCTTGCGCTGA
- a CDS encoding DUF397 domain-containing protein encodes MGYDLSGIAWRKSSYSSANGQCVEVADGLPGIVPVRDSKHPAGPSLAFGARAWTSFLAKLKADHPTAF; translated from the coding sequence ATGGGCTACGACCTCTCCGGCATAGCGTGGCGGAAGAGCAGTTACAGCAGTGCGAACGGTCAGTGCGTGGAAGTCGCTGATGGTCTGCCGGGCATCGTTCCCGTACGGGACAGCAAGCACCCCGCCGGCCCCAGCCTGGCCTTCGGCGCAAGGGCGTGGACCTCGTTCCTGGCGAAGCTGAAGGCGGACCACCCCACGGCCTTTTGA